The following coding sequences lie in one Desulfurococcus sp. genomic window:
- a CDS encoding pyridoxal-phosphate dependent enzyme: protein MKWVCPKCGFEADAFSVYYWKCPRCGMPLDISHEFKLVKHESGRVWERYHGLIPLKPEKTRGEGDTPLVAEKIEGSTLLFKLEYLNPSGSFKDRGSALALYYAYLMGFKRAVEDTSGNTGIAVALYSNLYGLKARIYMPRAAPEGKKRVLRMLGAEVIEAPSRDDAARMVLRETEGSSFYVAHTWSYFYILGASTIAWEVLEEDTPDYVISPVGSGGLFLGLVKGFEKAVEAGWLTRIPHFIAVQGYSVQPVYRALTGEVAQGEESTLADGIMVPNPPRLQEIADVIRKYKGSIVLVGNSEIEKAWRELWEMGFTVEPTSAAAYAAFQKVKSMLAGKKTLIVLTGSGLKTI, encoded by the coding sequence GTGAAGTGGGTGTGCCCTAAATGCGGGTTTGAAGCTGATGCGTTCAGCGTATACTACTGGAAGTGCCCTAGATGCGGGATGCCACTAGATATCTCGCATGAGTTTAAGCTGGTGAAACATGAATCAGGAAGGGTGTGGGAGAGGTATCATGGCTTAATACCCTTGAAGCCCGAGAAGACTAGAGGAGAGGGGGATACTCCTCTAGTCGCCGAGAAGATTGAGGGCTCTACCCTACTCTTCAAGCTTGAATACCTCAACCCCAGCGGGAGCTTCAAGGATAGGGGTTCAGCTCTAGCCTTATACTATGCTTACTTAATGGGGTTCAAGAGGGCTGTAGAGGATACTAGCGGGAACACCGGTATAGCTGTAGCCCTCTACTCTAATCTATACGGCTTGAAAGCTAGAATCTACATGCCTCGAGCAGCCCCTGAAGGAAAGAAGAGAGTTCTAAGAATGCTTGGAGCAGAAGTAATCGAGGCTCCATCAAGGGATGATGCTGCCAGGATGGTTCTAAGGGAGACAGAAGGCTCAAGCTTCTATGTTGCTCACACCTGGAGCTACTTCTATATTCTCGGAGCGTCGACTATAGCATGGGAGGTCCTTGAGGAGGATACACCAGACTACGTTATATCCCCGGTGGGCTCTGGTGGATTATTCCTCGGCTTAGTGAAAGGCTTCGAGAAAGCTGTGGAGGCAGGATGGCTGACTAGAATACCCCACTTCATAGCTGTTCAAGGCTACAGCGTTCAACCCGTATACAGGGCTCTCACAGGGGAAGTAGCGCAAGGCGAGGAGTCGACGCTAGCTGACGGTATAATGGTCCCTAATCCCCCGAGACTCCAGGAGATAGCTGATGTCATCCGTAAGTACAAGGGTAGCATAGTATTAGTTGGCAACAGCGAGATCGAGAAAGCTTGGAGGGAGCTCTGGGAGATGGGTTTCACTGTAGAGCCTACATCTGCAGCAGCCTACGCTGCATTCCAGAAGGTTAAAAGCATGCTTGCAGGCAAGAAGACCTTAATAGTGCTAACAGGCTCAGGGCTTAAAACCATCTAG
- a CDS encoding site-2 protease family protein: protein MDWMTTVILSVTVFWVVVNLLYRRVLQGRYSGVEVTGYVILNVKKSLKVESRLSKRSSIYNILVILAFAASLVFFYASIIASIASKISTGESGVTLLVPGVNVVGVDILYFIISVGLATSLHEFLHAQLALRNGINIKSYGFILALVIPLAYVEIDEDAFKQAGISRRLGVLSAGIAGNLALALTSLLLLSAITLPVGLMITDVKPGSPADGRLQAYDIIVEVNGTLVKSIKDIPRVEKLAKPTVLYVSVLREGRIVNLSIPIGLNDTRIGVYLAPALRTELIAFLGAPLTEAVYRFLSWNYIVNYSIALVNAAPLFITDGGKFLKEILGDKHKSVADTISLVTLILILLLILHP, encoded by the coding sequence ATGGATTGGATGACTACTGTAATACTCTCGGTAACCGTCTTCTGGGTAGTTGTTAACCTGCTCTACAGGCGGGTACTCCAGGGGAGGTATAGTGGTGTAGAGGTAACAGGCTATGTTATTTTAAATGTGAAGAAGAGCTTGAAGGTTGAGAGCAGGCTCTCCAAGAGAAGCAGCATCTACAATATCCTGGTGATCCTAGCTTTCGCAGCCTCCCTAGTATTCTTCTACGCCTCGATCATTGCTTCAATAGCTAGTAAGATATCAACTGGTGAGAGCGGTGTCACTCTTCTAGTGCCGGGGGTGAACGTTGTAGGAGTAGACATCTTATACTTTATTATAAGTGTAGGCTTAGCTACCTCTCTCCACGAGTTCCTCCACGCGCAGCTCGCCTTGAGGAACGGTATTAACATTAAATCCTATGGATTCATTCTAGCCCTGGTAATCCCTCTTGCATACGTTGAGATAGATGAAGATGCATTCAAGCAGGCTGGGATCTCGAGGAGGCTCGGTGTGCTATCAGCTGGTATTGCAGGTAATCTTGCTCTAGCACTTACTTCACTACTACTTCTCTCAGCTATCACGCTACCGGTTGGCTTAATGATCACTGATGTAAAGCCTGGGAGCCCGGCTGACGGCAGGCTACAGGCTTACGATATAATAGTAGAGGTTAATGGGACACTAGTTAAGAGCATCAAGGATATACCTAGAGTAGAGAAGTTAGCTAAGCCGACAGTACTCTATGTAAGCGTTTTAAGAGAGGGCAGGATAGTGAACCTCAGCATCCCCATAGGATTAAACGATACTAGAATAGGAGTGTATCTTGCACCCGCCTTGAGAACAGAGTTAATAGCTTTTCTCGGAGCCCCTCTAACTGAAGCAGTATACAGATTCCTCTCATGGAACTATATCGTGAACTACAGTATAGCTCTAGTAAACGCTGCCCCGCTTTTCATCACAGACGGCGGTAAATTCCTCAAGGAGATACTAGGGGATAAGCATAAAAGCGTAGCCGACACCATCAGCCTGGTAACACTCATACTAATCCTCCTACTAATACTCCATCCTTGA
- a CDS encoding nucleotidyltransferase domain-containing protein produces MRRMQPGSTSEFKEVVYTSEHWSLLGRLRERALRLLSFFNEKGVNAYVHGSIARGDVWKGSDIDLFIPEPIPSYLVEIILEEKGIKPYARFIVMATPVNTPKAYIVLDSEEKETVSFPLLKLKPREYEFYRFGGMLDYKGLAEGLRVPGVNKALVLIDPTPRGHVEVTVRGFEEYVARKLDVSIETVLERVRVLTRRSIIGRTGVFLKHQLAPEESFENALEELSRRNVFLRRMLSE; encoded by the coding sequence TTGAGAAGGATGCAGCCGGGTTCAACATCAGAATTTAAAGAGGTAGTCTACACTAGTGAGCATTGGAGTCTTCTCGGAAGGCTTAGAGAGAGGGCTTTAAGACTACTCAGCTTCTTCAATGAGAAGGGAGTTAACGCTTACGTCCATGGAAGCATAGCGAGAGGAGATGTCTGGAAGGGTAGCGATATAGACTTGTTTATACCTGAACCCATCCCCAGCTATCTCGTTGAGATAATACTCGAGGAAAAGGGGATTAAACCCTACGCTCGCTTCATAGTTATGGCTACACCTGTTAACACTCCTAAAGCCTACATAGTACTGGATAGCGAGGAAAAAGAGACTGTTAGCTTCCCGCTCCTCAAGCTTAAACCAAGAGAGTACGAGTTCTACAGGTTTGGGGGGATGCTGGATTACAAAGGGCTGGCTGAGGGTTTAAGGGTTCCAGGAGTAAACAAAGCATTGGTACTCATAGATCCTACTCCAAGAGGACACGTGGAGGTCACGGTCAGAGGATTCGAGGAGTATGTTGCGAGAAAGCTGGACGTAAGTATTGAGACCGTACTGGAGAGAGTGAGAGTTCTAACCAGGAGGAGTATTATAGGGAGGACAGGAGTCTTCCTTAAACACCAGCTCGCACCCGAAGAGTCCTTTGAAAACGCTTTAGAAGAGTTATCCCGGAGAAACGTCTTCCTGAGGAGGATGCTCTCGGAATAA
- a CDS encoding mRNA surveillance protein pelota: protein MRILEEDLRSGVIRVLVEDQDDLWALFMLLKQGDIVYAKTTREVKAGEGGSSRRIPMTLGLQVEAVEFQEFTDRLRIRGIVVDGPEEYGIKGHYHTINVHPGDQVVLVREAWDEQSLSFLKDSVKKRRILLVTVDYDEACVAVLTEQGVKYYDELRSNIPGKSYRVEYDELIKNYIESLESIVAGVLERENINAVIVAGPGDFKNRVAEAVKASRAGIPVYVDSTSTGGCHGVSELLRRDVARRIMGELSIVKARGILEEFKRLLISSPELVAYGLDDVYEAALYGAVSKAALTHELLREENEEKRERVYEALERIRKSRGEVVVVSSRSDVGAEIEGFGGIIALLRYRLFREHPPQEDVSPG, encoded by the coding sequence ATGAGGATACTTGAAGAAGACTTGAGAAGCGGGGTTATCAGAGTCCTCGTAGAAGACCAGGATGACCTCTGGGCTCTATTCATGCTGTTGAAGCAGGGTGATATAGTATACGCTAAGACAACCAGAGAGGTTAAAGCTGGTGAAGGAGGTAGCAGCAGGAGAATACCTATGACGCTGGGGTTACAGGTTGAAGCAGTAGAATTCCAGGAGTTTACTGACAGGCTTAGAATTAGAGGCATAGTAGTTGATGGCCCAGAGGAGTACGGGATTAAAGGACACTACCACACGATCAATGTGCATCCAGGCGACCAGGTAGTACTAGTAAGAGAAGCCTGGGATGAACAGAGCTTGAGCTTCCTGAAGGATAGCGTGAAGAAGAGAAGAATTCTCCTGGTTACAGTAGACTACGATGAAGCATGTGTCGCCGTGCTCACAGAGCAAGGTGTTAAATACTATGATGAGTTGAGGTCTAACATCCCCGGGAAATCCTATAGAGTTGAATACGATGAGTTAATCAAGAATTACATTGAATCACTTGAATCCATAGTAGCCGGTGTTCTAGAGAGAGAAAACATTAATGCAGTTATAGTAGCGGGGCCAGGCGACTTCAAGAATAGGGTTGCAGAAGCTGTAAAAGCTAGTAGAGCAGGCATCCCAGTATACGTGGATTCTACTTCAACAGGAGGATGCCACGGGGTAAGCGAGCTTCTGAGGAGAGATGTAGCAAGGAGGATTATGGGGGAGCTGAGTATTGTGAAGGCAAGGGGGATCCTCGAGGAATTCAAGAGGCTCTTAATCTCAAGCCCCGAGCTAGTAGCCTACGGTTTAGACGATGTATACGAGGCTGCTCTCTACGGCGCTGTATCTAAAGCAGCCTTAACCCACGAGCTACTACGAGAAGAGAATGAAGAGAAGCGTGAACGTGTATATGAAGCGCTCGAGAGGATTAGAAAAAGTAGAGGGGAAGTCGTAGTTGTCTCCAGTAGAAGTGATGTGGGAGCTGAAATCGAGGGGTTTGGAGGTATTATCGCTCTCCTCAGATACAGGTTATTCCGAGAGCATCCTCCTCAGGAAGACGTTTCTCCGGGATAA
- a CDS encoding DNA polymerase II, translating into MEIEFYLLDATYEIVGREPHVILWGVTRSGERIVLRDRRFRPYFYIILREDADTDTIARRIKALSEAGSPIIDVRPVEKKFFGRRVKALRVTTVIPESVRRYRDIVRTISGVEEVLEADIRFSMRYILDHMLEPCGWHTAEVVEAPVPPGYRVARAFEVTGSIKPVGDVRPPSDLRVLAFDIEVFTESGSPHPERDPVIVIGVKTSSGERKQFTAEGMDDRGVISGFAGYILEYDPDVIVGYNSNRFDWQYLLERSKTLGLKLDVGRRVNGQPSTSTYGHVSIPGRLNVDLLDYAEGIPEVKLKSLDVVADYLGVMKRSERVLIDYTDIPKYWRDPGKRSLLLKYNMDDVESTMGLAEKFLPFAMQLSSITGLPLDQVGAASVGNRLEWFLMREAFEKNELIPNRVEKEAEPYKGAVVLQPLTGIHENIAVLDFTSMYPSIMIKYNIGPDTIVEDECNEREHNIAPEVGHCFRREPPGFLKDVLQALLSLRRQIRAEMKKYAPDSPEYKLLDERQKAIKVLANAAYGYMGWIAARWYCRKCAEAVTAWGRRTILSAIDYARKIGLKVIYGDTDSLFVENNPDKISRLVEFVEKELGFEIKVDKVYRRVFFTEAKKRYAGLLEDGRVDIVGFEAVRGDWAEIAKDVQEEVTEILLSEKNVDKAIEYVRRIIADLNQGKIPLEKLIVWKTLTRPLEEYKVEAPHVNAARKLKGMGMRVEVGDKVGYIVVKGSGKISERAEPYILVKDPRSVDSAYYVEHQVIPAALRILGYFGVTEDTLKKAASTAGRRSLFDYSRGKSS; encoded by the coding sequence ATGGAGATCGAATTCTACCTTCTAGATGCAACCTATGAGATTGTGGGCCGGGAGCCCCACGTAATACTCTGGGGTGTAACTAGAAGTGGTGAGAGAATAGTTTTAAGGGACCGGAGGTTCCGCCCATACTTCTACATTATATTGAGGGAGGATGCTGACACCGACACCATAGCTAGAAGAATTAAAGCGCTGAGTGAAGCGGGATCCCCGATAATAGATGTAAGACCTGTTGAGAAGAAGTTCTTCGGGAGAAGGGTTAAAGCGTTAAGGGTTACAACAGTTATACCTGAATCCGTGAGGAGATACAGGGATATCGTGAGAACTATTAGCGGAGTGGAGGAAGTCCTAGAAGCAGATATAAGGTTCAGCATGAGGTATATCCTCGACCACATGCTGGAGCCCTGTGGATGGCATACTGCGGAGGTGGTGGAAGCCCCTGTCCCACCAGGTTATAGAGTCGCCAGGGCATTCGAGGTCACAGGCTCTATAAAACCAGTTGGTGATGTAAGACCACCCTCCGATCTCCGCGTGCTGGCATTCGACATCGAGGTGTTCACTGAGTCAGGCTCCCCGCATCCTGAGAGAGACCCGGTTATAGTGATAGGAGTGAAAACTAGTAGCGGTGAGAGAAAACAGTTCACGGCTGAAGGCATGGATGATAGAGGAGTAATCTCAGGTTTTGCAGGCTACATCCTGGAGTACGATCCGGACGTGATAGTAGGATATAATAGTAATAGATTCGACTGGCAGTACCTGCTGGAGCGATCGAAAACCCTGGGCTTGAAGCTAGATGTTGGTCGAAGAGTCAACGGGCAGCCTTCTACAAGCACGTACGGCCATGTATCTATTCCAGGCAGGCTTAACGTTGACCTGCTAGACTATGCTGAAGGCATACCTGAAGTAAAGTTGAAGAGCCTTGACGTAGTAGCAGACTACCTCGGTGTAATGAAGAGAAGTGAGAGAGTACTCATAGACTACACTGATATCCCAAAGTACTGGAGGGATCCAGGTAAGAGAAGCCTGCTCCTCAAGTACAACATGGATGATGTTGAATCCACAATGGGGTTAGCCGAGAAGTTCCTCCCCTTTGCTATGCAGCTCTCCAGTATTACAGGGTTACCCTTGGATCAAGTTGGAGCTGCAAGCGTCGGCAACAGGCTTGAATGGTTCCTTATGAGGGAGGCCTTCGAGAAGAATGAGCTGATACCGAATAGAGTGGAGAAGGAGGCTGAACCCTATAAGGGGGCTGTAGTACTCCAGCCATTAACAGGGATCCATGAGAATATCGCAGTACTGGACTTTACAAGCATGTACCCCAGTATTATGATAAAGTATAATATAGGGCCTGACACCATAGTGGAAGATGAATGCAATGAGAGAGAGCATAACATTGCACCTGAGGTAGGACACTGTTTTAGAAGAGAGCCGCCAGGCTTCCTCAAAGACGTCCTTCAAGCACTACTATCGCTTAGAAGACAAATAAGAGCTGAAATGAAGAAGTATGCTCCCGACTCACCAGAATACAAGCTACTGGATGAAAGGCAGAAAGCTATTAAAGTACTAGCTAACGCTGCGTACGGATACATGGGATGGATTGCAGCTAGATGGTACTGCAGGAAGTGTGCTGAAGCTGTGACAGCCTGGGGGCGTAGAACGATCCTGAGTGCAATAGACTACGCGAGAAAAATAGGGTTAAAAGTGATATACGGTGACACAGACTCTCTTTTCGTAGAGAACAACCCGGATAAAATAAGCAGGCTGGTAGAATTCGTTGAGAAGGAACTAGGCTTCGAGATAAAAGTTGACAAGGTGTACAGGAGAGTATTCTTCACTGAAGCCAAGAAGAGGTATGCTGGGCTACTAGAAGATGGACGCGTAGATATAGTAGGATTTGAGGCAGTGCGAGGAGACTGGGCTGAGATAGCTAAGGATGTTCAAGAGGAGGTCACAGAGATCCTCCTCAGCGAGAAGAATGTAGATAAAGCCATAGAGTACGTTAGAAGGATTATAGCAGATTTAAACCAGGGTAAAATACCTCTCGAGAAACTAATCGTGTGGAAGACTCTCACAAGGCCGCTAGAAGAGTACAAGGTTGAAGCACCACATGTAAACGCTGCGAGAAAGCTTAAAGGAATGGGTATGCGGGTTGAAGTAGGAGATAAAGTAGGATATATTGTAGTTAAGGGTTCAGGGAAGATCTCTGAGAGAGCTGAACCCTACATTCTAGTCAAGGATCCGAGAAGCGTGGATTCAGCCTACTACGTGGAACACCAGGTTATTCCAGCAGCGCTAAGAATCCTCGGCTACTTTGGTGTGACAGAGGATACATTAAAGAAGGCTGCAAGCACAGCTGGCAGGAGAAGCCTCTTCGACTACAGTAGAGGGAAGTCTAGTTGA
- a CDS encoding LSm family protein, whose amino-acid sequence MSETAHKILEESIGKLVLIKTKDNTALRGRLRSFDQHLNVVLDDTDEIHSDGSTRKLGTVVVRGDTVVLVSPLNE is encoded by the coding sequence TTGAGTGAGACAGCTCACAAGATACTCGAGGAGAGTATTGGAAAACTAGTCTTAATTAAAACTAAGGATAACACGGCGCTCAGAGGAAGGCTTAGAAGCTTCGACCAGCACTTAAATGTAGTGTTAGATGACACTGATGAAATACACAGTGATGGATCAACAAGAAAGCTTGGAACAGTTGTAGTTAGAGGCGATACCGTAGTACTTGTATCACCGTTAAACGAGTAG
- a CDS encoding 50S ribosomal protein L37e: MVKGTTSMGKHGRSKTHIRCRRCGRHSFNVAKGYCAACGFGRSKRIRRYKWANKKVNRIRVV, encoded by the coding sequence ATGGTTAAAGGTACAACCAGTATGGGTAAGCATGGGAGAAGCAAGACTCATATAAGATGCAGGAGATGCGGGCGCCACAGCTTCAATGTAGCGAAAGGGTATTGTGCAGCATGCGGCTTCGGCAGGAGTAAGAGGATTAGGAGGTATAAGTGGGCTAACAAGAAGGTTAATAGGATTCGAGTAGTTTAA
- the dnaG gene encoding DNA primase DnaG, with product MAKYLVKARIEIDGVVDKHDIIGAIFGQTEGILGNEFDLRILQDRGRVGRIVVNTRVQGNKTVGEIQIPSNLDRVETALLAALIETVDKVGPYDSSITVVDIIDLRVERIKKVIERAVEILRKWSKEKTPDVKELIKTIQEYMKTPEPISYGPEELPAGPDVDKAEEVIVVEGRADVINLLRYGYTNVIALGGARRVPETLKSLAESKKITLFVDGDHGGDLILREVLRNMKVDYVARAPSEREVEELSSREVEEALSRKVDVFQYLEEQLKQGVREAQFLMQVQRRLHKMPEEAVKPPEKLVSEQTETLTLPSSLIKDVKELHGTLEAKLYSSSWNLIKQVQVRDLVAEIQGVEPGGVYAVVFDGIITQRLIDVAAEKQVKVLVGARLGKAMYKPPELLVLTFNELL from the coding sequence ATGGCTAAGTACCTTGTTAAAGCCAGGATAGAAATCGACGGAGTTGTCGATAAGCATGACATTATAGGAGCAATCTTCGGGCAGACAGAAGGGATCCTTGGTAACGAGTTTGACTTGAGAATTCTCCAGGATAGAGGTCGCGTCGGGAGAATAGTAGTAAATACTAGGGTTCAAGGGAACAAGACCGTGGGAGAAATACAGATACCCAGCAACCTGGATAGAGTTGAGACAGCACTACTCGCCGCATTAATTGAAACTGTCGATAAAGTAGGACCTTACGATTCAAGTATAACAGTAGTGGATATCATTGATCTTAGAGTGGAGAGAATAAAGAAGGTGATTGAGAGAGCTGTAGAAATACTTAGAAAGTGGAGTAAAGAGAAGACTCCTGATGTCAAGGAACTAATTAAAACTATACAGGAGTACATGAAGACCCCTGAACCAATATCATACGGCCCCGAGGAGCTTCCAGCCGGACCAGACGTGGATAAAGCGGAGGAGGTAATAGTTGTCGAAGGACGAGCCGACGTAATAAACCTACTACGCTACGGCTACACGAACGTTATAGCTCTAGGAGGAGCTAGAAGAGTCCCTGAAACCCTAAAAAGCCTAGCTGAATCCAAAAAGATAACTCTCTTCGTCGACGGAGACCACGGCGGGGACTTAATACTAAGGGAAGTTCTAAGAAACATGAAGGTCGACTATGTAGCGCGGGCGCCGAGCGAGCGGGAGGTCGAGGAACTCAGCTCACGGGAGGTTGAGGAGGCTCTCTCCAGGAAGGTAGATGTATTCCAGTACCTAGAGGAGCAGCTCAAGCAAGGGGTTCGGGAAGCCCAGTTCCTCATGCAAGTGCAGAGAAGGCTTCACAAGATGCCGGAGGAGGCTGTTAAACCCCCTGAGAAACTGGTATCTGAGCAGACGGAGACTCTAACACTACCATCAAGCCTTATTAAGGACGTTAAGGAGCTCCATGGAACACTAGAAGCCAAGTTATACTCGAGCAGCTGGAATCTCATTAAGCAGGTGCAGGTGAGGGATCTAGTCGCCGAGATACAGGGGGTTGAGCCTGGGGGAGTATACGCTGTAGTATTCGATGGTATAATAACTCAGAGGCTGATAGATGTTGCAGCCGAGAAGCAGGTTAAAGTGCTGGTAGGTGCTAGACTAGGGAAAGCCATGTACAAGCCGCCTGAGCTTCTTGTCCTAACCTTCAATGAACTCCTATGA
- a CDS encoding peptidylprolyl isomerase — protein sequence MGVLPLSKGDFVLVEYTVRVKESNTLVDTTDAELAKKENIYEADKLYGPTLIILGRGWLNEHVEEEVLKYDVGSEIEVELPPEKAFGERSPDKVRVYSLREFQRRGYNPSVGDVVEVEGARGIVKSVSGGRVTVDFNHPLAGKTLVYKVKIVGKIEDLVEKARALSSRYLKIPLSEVEVSISESEGKMTISIPGKYLSKRDLGYSKIALAAEILDLFKDKVSSLVFQEVITRSQ from the coding sequence GTGGGAGTCTTGCCGCTGAGTAAAGGAGATTTCGTGCTAGTCGAGTACACTGTTAGAGTTAAAGAGTCGAATACACTGGTAGACACAACAGATGCAGAGCTAGCTAAGAAGGAGAATATCTATGAAGCAGACAAGCTGTACGGGCCCACGCTAATAATACTTGGAAGAGGCTGGCTGAACGAGCATGTAGAGGAGGAGGTACTCAAATACGATGTTGGAAGCGAGATTGAAGTAGAGCTACCGCCTGAGAAGGCCTTCGGGGAGAGATCACCAGATAAAGTCAGAGTTTACAGTTTAAGAGAGTTCCAGAGAAGAGGCTATAATCCTAGTGTAGGTGATGTAGTGGAGGTGGAAGGAGCCCGCGGAATAGTGAAAAGCGTGAGTGGCGGTAGAGTCACAGTAGACTTTAATCACCCATTAGCCGGTAAAACCCTTGTATACAAGGTGAAAATAGTAGGGAAGATAGAGGATCTCGTTGAGAAGGCTAGAGCTCTCTCCTCGAGATACCTTAAGATACCGCTCAGTGAAGTAGAAGTATCTATAAGCGAAAGTGAGGGAAAGATGACTATCTCAATACCAGGCAAGTATCTATCGAAGAGGGATCTAGGCTACTCTAAGATAGCGCTTGCTGCCGAGATACTCGACTTGTTCAAGGATAAAGTATCCTCTCTGGTATTCCAGGAGGTAATCACTAGAAGCCAGTAG
- a CDS encoding NAD(P)-dependent glycerol-1-phosphate dehydrogenase has protein sequence MNSIHEITLPSKVLIGPGAIKRIHDVVSGIPRVPGQIGIVTGENTYKAGGRIVEEMLSRDNSVVTWFASDASVSTAEKLAYEAVEKKVGIVVGVGGGRVIDLAKYIGLKTGAHVISVPLAPSHDGIASPFASLKGLARPTSIYTKTPYAIIADTEIISKAPRRLILSGVGDLLGKLVAVKDWRLAHMLKGEYYGEYAAQLALMSARHVIKYHELIARGSEEGIRILVEALVSSGVSMCIAGSSRPASGSEHLFSHALDLIAPGRALHGEQVALGTIIMLYIYGDPRWRLVRNIMKKIGLPTTARELGFTPEEVVKALTIAHSIRPERYTILGETGLTSEAAYKVARDTGVID, from the coding sequence TTGAATAGTATCCACGAGATAACGCTACCAAGCAAAGTGCTCATAGGTCCTGGTGCAATCAAGAGGATTCACGACGTGGTCTCCGGGATACCCAGGGTACCTGGCCAGATAGGTATTGTGACAGGCGAGAACACCTATAAGGCTGGAGGCAGGATTGTTGAGGAGATGCTAAGCCGAGATAACAGTGTTGTAACATGGTTTGCTAGTGATGCCTCAGTATCCACAGCTGAGAAGCTAGCCTACGAAGCTGTAGAGAAAAAAGTAGGCATAGTGGTAGGTGTCGGTGGTGGACGCGTAATAGACTTAGCTAAGTACATTGGATTAAAAACAGGCGCTCATGTTATAAGCGTGCCTTTAGCGCCAAGCCATGATGGGATAGCAAGCCCCTTTGCAAGCCTTAAAGGGCTTGCTAGACCGACAAGCATATACACGAAGACTCCCTACGCAATAATAGCTGACACCGAGATAATATCCAAGGCTCCGAGGAGACTCATACTCTCAGGTGTAGGAGACCTGCTCGGCAAGCTTGTAGCAGTTAAAGATTGGCGTCTAGCACACATGTTGAAAGGCGAGTATTATGGTGAATACGCTGCTCAGCTAGCATTGATGAGCGCGAGGCATGTCATAAAATACCATGAATTAATCGCAAGAGGGTCTGAGGAGGGTATAAGAATACTCGTAGAGGCGCTTGTGAGTAGCGGTGTCTCAATGTGTATAGCAGGCTCGAGTAGACCTGCCAGCGGTAGCGAGCACTTATTCAGCCATGCACTCGATTTAATCGCGCCGGGTAGAGCGCTTCACGGCGAGCAGGTGGCGCTTGGAACAATAATAATGCTCTACATATACGGGGATCCGAGATGGAGGCTTGTGAGAAACATTATGAAGAAGATAGGCTTGCCGACAACTGCTAGAGAACTAGGGTTCACGCCGGAGGAGGTAGTCAAAGCTCTAACAATAGCGCACTCCATTAGACCCGAGAGATACACTATTCTAGGGGAAACGGGTCTGACAAGCGAAGCAGCATACAAGGTAGCCAGGGATACAGGTGTAATCGATTAA
- a CDS encoding proteasome subunit beta: protein MEKRTGTTTVGLVTRDHVVLAADKRATAGPMVYHKAVKKILKITDYAALTISGLVADAQYIAEMARITAERYKLEVGKPMPISSLSSWLSLVLSAYLRYSPFIVQLLLGGRDHTGVSLYYMDLYGSLSREKYMATGSGSPVAFGVLEQGYREDLSLSEARELAFKAVAAAVMRDGFSGEGVDLVVIGPEGYLEETIPFKRISEETRVI from the coding sequence ATGGAGAAGAGGACTGGGACAACTACGGTGGGACTAGTCACCAGGGATCACGTGGTGCTAGCAGCTGATAAGAGAGCTACAGCAGGACCCATGGTCTACCATAAAGCCGTCAAGAAGATCCTGAAGATAACGGATTACGCTGCACTAACAATCTCAGGGCTTGTAGCTGACGCCCAGTACATTGCTGAAATGGCCAGGATTACTGCTGAACGATATAAGCTGGAGGTAGGGAAGCCTATGCCTATAAGCTCTCTATCCTCATGGCTATCTCTAGTGCTTTCAGCATACTTGAGGTACTCGCCCTTCATAGTCCAGCTACTGTTAGGTGGAAGGGATCACACTGGTGTTAGCCTCTACTACATGGATCTCTACGGCAGCTTATCCCGCGAGAAGTACATGGCTACTGGAAGCGGCTCGCCGGTAGCATTCGGCGTGCTCGAGCAAGGGTATAGAGAGGATTTAAGCCTTAGTGAAGCTAGAGAGCTGGCTTTCAAGGCTGTTGCCGCTGCAGTGATGAGAGATGGATTTAGTGGCGAGGGAGTTGACCTGGTTGTAATAGGCCCTGAAGGCTACCTGGAGGAGACAATTCCATTTAAGAGGATCTCGGAGGAGACCCGTGTAATCTAG